The Vibrio rhizosphaerae genome includes a region encoding these proteins:
- a CDS encoding MIP/aquaporin family protein, whose amino-acid sequence MARTKQHTLLGECIAEFIGTGLLIFFGVGCVAALVLTGASYGQWEISIIWGFGVSIAIYCTAGVSGAHINPAVTIALAAFHGFNKAKVLPYIASQILGAFCSAALIYALYSNLFVNYEVTHDILRSSQEALATAGIFSTYPNASLSFFGAVAVEFTITAVLMFAILALGDENNGAHRNAMNPLLIGILIAVIGSSLGPLTGFAMNPARDFGPKLFAYLAGWDFALTGGKDIPYFIVPIIGPIAGACFGAWAYPKFIAAYLPTVGVGCTIPNQCDVTEEENTEAHI is encoded by the coding sequence ATGGCTCGAACAAAACAACATACCCTACTCGGGGAATGCATCGCTGAATTTATCGGAACAGGGTTACTGATATTTTTCGGTGTTGGCTGTGTGGCGGCTCTGGTCCTCACCGGCGCTTCATATGGACAATGGGAAATCAGTATTATTTGGGGGTTCGGCGTGTCGATTGCAATTTATTGCACGGCAGGTGTCTCCGGCGCACATATTAATCCCGCGGTCACGATCGCTTTAGCAGCATTCCACGGTTTTAACAAAGCAAAAGTACTCCCCTACATCGCATCACAAATCCTCGGCGCATTTTGTTCTGCGGCATTGATTTATGCGTTGTACAGCAACCTCTTTGTTAACTATGAAGTCACCCATGACATACTACGCAGCAGTCAGGAAGCGCTGGCAACCGCCGGTATTTTTTCAACCTACCCGAATGCATCATTATCCTTCTTTGGTGCCGTCGCGGTTGAATTTACGATTACGGCAGTCCTGATGTTTGCGATTCTGGCACTCGGTGATGAAAATAACGGCGCACACAGAAACGCAATGAACCCGTTGCTGATCGGTATTTTGATTGCGGTGATCGGCAGCTCACTCGGTCCATTGACTGGCTTTGCAATGAATCCAGCCCGGGACTTCGGCCCCAAACTGTTCGCTTATCTGGCAGGTTGGGACTTTGCCTTGACCGGTGGTAAGGATATCCCCTATTTTATTGTGCCGATCATCGGACCGATTGCCGGTGCGTGCTTTGGTGCCTGGGCCTATCCTAAATTCATCGCAGCATATCTGCCGACGGTCGGTGTCGGTTGCACGATCCCCAATCAGTGTGATGTGACCGAAGAAGAAAATACCGAAGCGCATATTTAA
- the glpA gene encoding anaerobic glycerol-3-phosphate dehydrogenase subunit A codes for MAVARRLETEVVIIGGGATGTGIMRDCALRGIDCILLERDDIASGTTGRNHGLLHSGARYAVTDPESAKECIQENQILRRIARHCVEPTDGLFVTLPEDDLGYQETFIDACQVAGIETTRLSAREALALEPHVNPQLLGAVKVPDGTLDPFRLCSANVLDAKEHGARVLNRTSVQGLIRQGDTVLGVRVWRSDTREHFEIYAQQVINAAGIWGQNICEYADLKIRMFPAKGSLLILDYRINNLVINRCRKPADADILVPGDTISLIGTTSEHVDYDQIDNLQVTEREVDLLLKEGEKLAPIMANTRVLRAYAGVRPLVSVDDDGSGRNISRGIVLLDHEARDGLKGLTTITGGKLMTYRLMAEWATDIVAQKLGHSTPCATHIKPLPGANGIAKKVKKTASLAKPVYESAIYRHGERAEQFLTDTPESQAVICECEMVTAGEIAYAIQQLDVNNLVDLRRRTRLGMGPCQGELCSYRAAALFSEYAAMDGCQSGGLLTAFLEERWKGIKPIFWGNALREAEFSYWIYQGLLGVGEQPVIEMDVQPQEERP; via the coding sequence ATGGCGGTTGCCCGAAGATTAGAAACAGAGGTCGTGATTATTGGCGGCGGTGCTACAGGCACCGGCATCATGCGTGACTGTGCGTTACGTGGCATCGACTGTATTTTGCTGGAACGGGATGACATCGCATCCGGGACGACCGGGCGCAATCATGGCTTATTACATTCAGGGGCGCGTTATGCGGTGACTGATCCCGAGTCAGCCAAAGAGTGCATTCAGGAAAATCAGATCCTCAGACGAATAGCCAGACACTGTGTTGAGCCCACCGATGGTTTGTTCGTGACTTTGCCGGAAGATGATTTGGGGTATCAGGAAACGTTCATCGATGCGTGTCAGGTTGCCGGGATTGAAACGACACGTTTGAGTGCCAGAGAGGCGCTGGCTTTAGAGCCGCATGTGAATCCGCAGTTACTTGGTGCGGTCAAAGTGCCTGACGGGACATTAGATCCGTTTCGTCTGTGCAGTGCTAACGTACTGGACGCAAAAGAACATGGTGCGCGAGTGTTGAACCGAACATCGGTGCAGGGGTTGATTCGTCAAGGGGATACTGTGCTCGGGGTTCGGGTCTGGCGTTCGGATACTCGTGAGCACTTCGAGATTTACGCGCAGCAGGTGATCAACGCAGCAGGCATCTGGGGGCAGAATATTTGTGAATATGCTGACCTGAAGATTCGTATGTTTCCCGCGAAAGGTTCTTTATTGATCCTTGATTACCGGATTAATAACCTCGTGATTAATCGCTGCCGCAAACCGGCTGATGCCGATATTCTCGTGCCCGGCGATACTATTTCTTTAATCGGGACAACCTCTGAACATGTCGATTATGACCAGATCGACAACTTGCAGGTGACGGAACGTGAAGTCGACCTGCTGTTAAAAGAAGGGGAAAAATTAGCGCCGATTATGGCCAATACCCGGGTATTACGGGCCTATGCCGGTGTACGGCCGTTAGTGTCTGTGGACGATGATGGCAGTGGTCGCAATATCAGCCGGGGTATCGTGTTACTCGATCATGAAGCGCGTGATGGTCTGAAAGGATTGACGACGATTACCGGCGGTAAATTGATGACGTATCGTCTTATGGCCGAATGGGCAACGGATATAGTCGCCCAGAAACTGGGTCATTCAACGCCGTGCGCAACGCATATCAAACCCTTGCCCGGTGCCAATGGGATAGCGAAAAAGGTGAAAAAAACAGCCAGCCTCGCCAAACCTGTTTATGAGTCGGCGATTTATCGTCACGGTGAGCGGGCCGAACAATTTTTGACCGACACGCCTGAAAGTCAGGCGGTGATCTGTGAATGTGAAATGGTGACGGCTGGCGAGATCGCGTATGCCATTCAGCAGCTGGACGTTAACAATCTCGTCGATCTCAGGCGTCGGACGCGATTAGGTATGGGCCCATGTCAGGGCGAGTTGTGTAGTTATCGGGCTGCGGCACTATTTTCAGAATACGCAGCTATGGATGGTTGCCAGTCCGGTGGATTGTTGACAGCGTTTCTGGAAGAACGCTGGAAAGGTATCAAACCGATTTTCTGGGGCAATGCATTACGGGAAGCCGAGTTCAGCTACTGGATCTATCAGGGATTGCTTGGGGTTGGAGAACAACCGGTGATAGAGATGGACGTGCAGCCGCAGGAGGAACGCCCATGA
- the glpB gene encoding glycerol-3-phosphate dehydrogenase subunit GlpB produces MMNYDIAVIGGGIAGYCAAIRSQQAGKKTVLISQGQSALHFSSGSIDVLGRLPTGEPVNDPFAAISRLRYDSLGCSPLLKQPASGSAIPHPYVKVGHSAVKQSLLWFKEMLAAELPLFHQPDDANHWRITPFGTLKATWLSQPYVYQHRSQTNFREIVVVALAGYRDFQPQILKDNLARVADFAGIPIRIATIHLPSVAHDQRHPCERRSLDIAHLLQPESAWSAFCEQLKQMTQADDLVILPAVVGHGNGIETLARLQQATQRQFHEVPTMPPSLMGIRLETALHRIFIQAGGVHLKGDQVLRGQFDGARLTEIYTHHLSDIPIRAGHYIMATGSYFSQGLQASRQAIKEPVFGLDVAQTIPRTQWGGQDFIARQPHPFMTFGVSTNSHLHPSYCGKTIGNLYCCGAMLAGYDPVFEGSGGGVAIATAYHAIEQCLSHDACPETGQEVLL; encoded by the coding sequence ATGATGAACTATGACATTGCCGTGATTGGGGGGGGAATTGCCGGCTATTGTGCAGCGATCCGCAGTCAGCAGGCGGGTAAGAAAACGGTGCTGATCAGTCAGGGGCAAAGTGCGCTGCATTTTTCGTCGGGATCGATTGATGTACTGGGGCGGTTGCCGACGGGCGAACCCGTGAATGATCCATTTGCCGCAATTTCCCGGCTCAGGTATGACTCACTCGGTTGCTCGCCATTACTGAAACAACCCGCGTCAGGATCGGCGATACCACATCCCTATGTGAAGGTTGGTCATTCAGCCGTTAAGCAGAGTCTGTTATGGTTTAAAGAGATGCTGGCTGCCGAGCTCCCGCTCTTTCATCAGCCCGACGATGCCAATCATTGGCGCATCACACCGTTTGGTACGCTGAAAGCAACGTGGCTATCTCAGCCGTATGTGTATCAGCATCGTTCGCAAACGAATTTCCGCGAAATTGTGGTGGTTGCGCTGGCCGGATACCGTGATTTTCAGCCTCAAATCCTCAAGGATAATCTAGCCCGCGTTGCGGATTTTGCGGGTATCCCCATCCGGATTGCCACAATTCATCTCCCCAGTGTTGCGCATGATCAACGTCATCCCTGTGAACGGCGGTCGCTGGATATTGCCCATCTGCTGCAACCGGAGTCAGCTTGGTCTGCATTTTGTGAGCAACTGAAACAGATGACTCAGGCAGATGATTTGGTGATTTTACCTGCGGTGGTCGGGCATGGTAACGGGATCGAGACACTGGCGCGTTTGCAACAAGCCACGCAACGTCAGTTTCATGAAGTCCCGACGATGCCGCCTTCGCTGATGGGGATTCGTCTCGAAACAGCGTTACACCGGATTTTTATCCAAGCCGGTGGTGTCCACCTGAAAGGGGATCAAGTGCTGCGCGGCCAGTTTGACGGCGCTCGTCTGACAGAAATATATACCCATCACCTGAGCGATATCCCAATTCGGGCCGGGCACTATATTATGGCGACCGGCAGTTATTTCAGTCAGGGTTTGCAGGCGTCCCGACAGGCGATTAAAGAGCCCGTGTTTGGTTTGGACGTCGCTCAAACTATCCCGCGAACCCAATGGGGCGGACAGGACTTCATCGCCCGTCAGCCGCATCCGTTTATGACATTCGGGGTCTCAACCAATTCACACCTGCATCCGAGTTATTGCGGAAAGACGATCGGGAATCTGTATTGTTGTGGTGCGATGCTGGCCGGATATGACCCTGTCTTTGAAGGCAGCGGTGGCGGGGTTGCGATTGCCACAGCCTATCATGCCATTGAACAATGTCTCAGCCATGATGCTTGCCCTGAAACGGGTCAGGAGGTACTTTTATGA
- the glpC gene encoding anaerobic glycerol-3-phosphate dehydrogenase subunit GlpC, with protein MNRVFTQFAPQGTSFEQCIKCTVCTAYCPVSKANPDYPGPKQCGPDGERLRIKNPAYYDEALKYCTNCKRCETACPSGVKIGDMIAVARGKYGQEPLNPKRIRDYILSHTDLFGSLASPFAPVVNAMTALPVVKKAMHQVIGVDQHKALPKYSHGTFRRWFKQHQTEQARYAAQVAYFHGCYVNYNHPQLGKDLVKVLNAMNIGVRLLAREKCCGVPLMANGFHHKARQNAQANIQAMITAVGEDNIPVLATSSTCSYTLQQEYPHVLGVDNSPVADNIEYVTRFLLRMLMNGRQLTMKPLNLKVAYHTPCHLERSGQAIFTIELLKMIPGVTVTVLDSECCGLAGTYGFKAENYPVSMKIGAHLFESIDQSGADLVITDCETCKWQIEENTRLEAIHPISLLAMAVE; from the coding sequence ATGAATCGTGTTTTTACTCAGTTTGCCCCTCAGGGGACCTCGTTCGAACAGTGTATTAAATGCACGGTCTGTACCGCTTACTGTCCGGTTTCGAAGGCCAACCCGGACTATCCGGGGCCGAAGCAGTGTGGCCCTGACGGAGAGCGTTTACGGATCAAAAATCCGGCTTATTATGATGAGGCCTTGAAATATTGCACCAATTGCAAACGGTGTGAAACGGCTTGTCCTTCCGGGGTCAAAATCGGCGATATGATAGCCGTAGCCCGGGGCAAATATGGTCAGGAACCGCTCAATCCAAAACGTATCCGCGATTATATCCTCAGCCATACCGATCTGTTTGGTTCACTGGCGTCACCTTTCGCACCTGTCGTGAATGCCATGACAGCATTACCGGTGGTTAAAAAAGCCATGCATCAGGTCATCGGGGTGGATCAGCATAAAGCGTTACCCAAGTATTCACACGGAACATTCCGACGCTGGTTTAAACAACATCAGACGGAGCAGGCCCGGTATGCCGCGCAGGTTGCTTATTTTCACGGCTGTTATGTCAATTATAACCATCCGCAGTTGGGAAAAGATTTGGTGAAAGTGCTCAATGCGATGAATATCGGTGTTCGTTTGTTGGCGCGTGAAAAATGTTGTGGTGTGCCGTTGATGGCGAACGGGTTTCATCATAAAGCCCGGCAGAATGCGCAAGCCAATATTCAGGCGATGATCACTGCAGTAGGGGAGGATAACATCCCGGTTCTGGCTACATCATCAACCTGTTCTTATACCTTGCAGCAGGAATATCCGCATGTTCTCGGGGTCGATAATTCACCGGTGGCGGACAATATCGAATATGTAACCCGGTTTTTACTGCGGATGCTGATGAATGGCCGGCAACTGACGATGAAACCCCTGAATCTCAAAGTGGCTTATCACACGCCTTGTCATTTGGAACGCAGCGGACAAGCGATATTTACCATTGAGTTACTGAAAATGATTCCGGGGGTTACCGTCACGGTGCTGGATAGTGAATGTTGTGGCCTGGCCGGAACGTATGGTTTTAAGGCCGAGAACTATCCGGTATCGATGAAGATCGGTGCACATTTGTTTGAATCGATTGATCAATCCGGTGCAGATCTGGTGATCACGGATTGTGAAACCTGTAAATGGCAGATTGAAGAAAATACCCGGCTTGAGGCGATCCATCCGATCAGTTTGCTGGCGATGGCGGTTGAGTAG
- a CDS encoding LacI family DNA-binding transcriptional regulator, giving the protein MATIIDVCKAAGVSKATVSRVINGSPQVKEKTRTRVLDAMKSLGYQPNVLAQALATNTSNTIGLILPHFDSYYFGSILKQTAQTLQKSQKKLFVMESHNSDAGEIEALNTLAQQRCDAIMIYSRHLSEPQLIHYQEQLQRPLVILNRSLSTQQLISFSFDQYQLGSLAVNHLLQLGHRHIACLTTPLNHQTGQLRLQAYRDHLAQNNIPVNEALIVEGESTHVWGYNAVMQLLDQGQTFSAIFSCNDDMALGAIRALYERGLSVPQDISVMGIDNEPAAFYAIPSLSTVSLPVEQLTIDATNLAVSLANKITIPPQHFEYSGSLELRESTHPL; this is encoded by the coding sequence ATGGCGACCATCATTGATGTCTGTAAAGCAGCCGGAGTATCAAAAGCAACCGTCTCCCGCGTGATCAACGGCAGCCCGCAGGTCAAAGAGAAAACCCGGACACGCGTCCTTGATGCGATGAAATCATTGGGCTACCAACCCAACGTTCTCGCGCAGGCATTGGCGACCAACACCTCGAACACAATTGGATTAATCCTGCCTCACTTTGACAGCTATTACTTCGGTTCAATCTTAAAACAAACCGCCCAAACGCTCCAAAAATCCCAAAAGAAACTGTTCGTTATGGAAAGCCACAACAGTGACGCCGGCGAAATTGAAGCGCTGAATACACTCGCGCAGCAACGTTGTGATGCGATCATGATCTATAGTCGGCATCTCAGCGAACCCCAACTCATCCATTATCAAGAGCAGTTGCAAAGACCATTGGTGATACTGAACCGCAGCCTATCGACACAACAATTGATCAGTTTCAGCTTTGATCAATACCAACTCGGTTCCCTTGCTGTAAACCATCTGCTGCAACTTGGCCACCGGCATATTGCCTGTCTGACCACACCACTCAATCATCAAACCGGCCAGCTGCGCTTACAGGCTTATCGTGATCATCTTGCTCAAAACAATATCCCAGTCAATGAAGCCCTGATCGTCGAGGGAGAAAGTACCCATGTCTGGGGATACAACGCCGTCATGCAGTTATTGGATCAAGGGCAAACCTTCAGTGCCATCTTTTCTTGTAATGACGATATGGCACTCGGAGCCATTCGGGCGTTATATGAACGGGGGCTTTCAGTGCCTCAGGATATCTCAGTCATGGGTATCGATAATGAGCCAGCGGCATTTTATGCTATCCCAAGCCTGTCGACTGTCTCTCTGCCTGTCGAACAACTCACCATCGATGCAACGAATCTGGCAGTTAGCCTGGCCAATAAAATAACCATTCCCCCACAGCATTTTGAATATTCCGGCTCACTGGAACTACGCGAATCAACACATCCGCTCTGA
- a CDS encoding methyl-accepting chemotaxis protein, translating to MFNLSWRNASKKPSLHHEPPVKVKAITSHEIGVNQLKEMSFHGSTTTLVLAYVSPHLPFEAISRKLKEAMPFAKHIVSVMSAGELGGRGKKGLYHAAPESWDNIVIQSFSEQAFAAISIAQVGLHCEDIKSGQIKLSRQDRIKRIQDEIKKVTLDFPVSYLDTVALTFFDGLSSSENFFVQALYQSDCFPCYFIGSSAGGKLDFGQADVALDGKILTNKACLVFVKLAPAIRYGILKTHNFEATSTHFTIAETNAATRTVKTFLDETNMTLQSPLSMLCQHFRCPPAELESQLEHYSFGVKIGNETYIRSIANINYEDETIHFFCDFSFGDKLYLMKAKDFSGSIQRDYAAFQRGKPREPIAMLANDCILRRLHNGPSLSAVHNFDHIPAVAGFSTFGEFLGLHQNETLTALYLYQVHEGESFHDEYTNNFPIYYSHFKAYFLQNELHSLKKVASLQQSTIRDLFRYKELLGRMLQSLQSVASYAKDTSDVLQKVQTQFAGLSGEVKKQTEHSQELQQYVETLKTNSNKIQDILDVIDGIAERTNLLALNAAIEAARAGEQGRGFAVVADEVRNLSKNTQESLSSTGETVNNLYSSIDAIKDVIETTVALMEHVNHSSLGLHEEMGKMLTLSSEASSSIEESIHDINEVQSELAQIDQNVLTITRLTESQAQ from the coding sequence ATGTTTAACCTATCCTGGCGAAATGCCTCCAAAAAACCATCCTTACATCATGAACCTCCAGTCAAGGTTAAGGCAATCACCAGCCATGAGATTGGTGTCAATCAATTAAAAGAAATGAGTTTTCATGGCAGTACAACTACGCTTGTTCTCGCTTATGTGTCTCCACACCTTCCTTTTGAAGCCATTTCAAGAAAGTTAAAAGAGGCGATGCCTTTCGCAAAACATATCGTCTCGGTGATGAGTGCCGGTGAGTTGGGAGGCCGGGGTAAAAAGGGGCTCTATCATGCTGCCCCGGAAAGCTGGGACAACATTGTCATCCAAAGCTTTAGCGAACAGGCATTTGCAGCGATATCCATTGCACAGGTCGGGCTCCATTGTGAAGATATCAAAAGTGGTCAAATCAAACTCAGCCGCCAAGACCGAATCAAACGCATTCAGGATGAAATCAAAAAAGTGACCCTTGATTTCCCCGTCAGTTACCTCGATACCGTCGCACTGACATTCTTCGATGGCCTGTCTTCTTCTGAAAATTTCTTTGTACAAGCCCTCTACCAATCTGATTGCTTCCCCTGTTATTTCATTGGCAGCTCAGCCGGTGGCAAACTGGATTTTGGTCAGGCCGATGTTGCCTTAGACGGAAAAATCCTGACCAACAAAGCCTGTCTGGTCTTTGTGAAACTGGCCCCGGCAATTCGATATGGCATTTTAAAAACCCACAACTTTGAAGCGACCTCAACCCACTTTACGATTGCCGAAACCAATGCAGCAACGCGCACGGTCAAAACATTCCTCGATGAAACGAACATGACACTCCAGTCACCACTATCGATGTTATGCCAACACTTTCGCTGTCCCCCGGCCGAACTGGAATCACAGCTCGAACACTATAGTTTCGGAGTGAAAATTGGCAATGAAACATACATTCGCTCCATTGCCAATATTAACTATGAAGACGAAACCATTCATTTCTTCTGCGACTTTTCATTCGGTGACAAACTCTATCTGATGAAGGCAAAAGACTTCTCCGGTTCAATCCAGCGCGATTATGCCGCATTTCAGCGCGGTAAACCGCGAGAGCCTATTGCGATGCTGGCAAACGACTGTATCCTGCGTCGCTTGCATAATGGCCCCTCGCTCTCAGCCGTGCATAATTTTGATCATATCCCTGCGGTTGCCGGGTTCAGTACCTTCGGTGAATTTTTGGGACTCCATCAAAATGAGACCCTGACAGCGCTTTATCTTTATCAAGTGCATGAAGGTGAGTCATTTCACGATGAATACACCAATAATTTCCCGATTTACTACAGTCATTTCAAAGCCTACTTCTTACAAAATGAATTGCACAGCTTGAAGAAAGTCGCCTCACTGCAGCAGTCCACCATCCGCGACTTGTTCCGCTATAAAGAATTATTAGGTCGCATGCTCCAAAGCTTACAGAGCGTCGCATCCTACGCCAAGGATACCTCAGACGTCCTGCAAAAAGTTCAGACTCAGTTTGCCGGGCTATCCGGTGAAGTGAAAAAACAGACGGAGCATAGTCAGGAGCTCCAGCAGTATGTTGAAACCTTAAAAACCAATTCAAACAAAATTCAGGATATTCTGGATGTGATTGATGGGATAGCCGAGAGAACCAACCTGCTGGCACTCAATGCGGCTATTGAAGCAGCCCGGGCGGGGGAACAAGGACGCGGGTTTGCCGTGGTTGCCGATGAAGTCAGAAACTTATCCAAAAATACTCAGGAAAGTCTCAGTTCTACCGGCGAAACAGTGAATAATCTCTATTCTTCAATTGATGCCATCAAAGATGTCATTGAAACCACCGTCGCACTGATGGAGCACGTCAATCACTCTTCACTGGGTTTGCATGAGGAAATGGGCAAGATGTTAACCTTGTCCAGCGAAGCCTCTTCCAGTATTGAAGAGAGCATCCATGATATCAATGAGGTCCAGTCTGAACTGGCACAAATTGATCAGAATGTTCTGACCATCACCCGGTTAACCGAATCTCAAGCTCAGTAA
- the dmeF gene encoding CDF family Co(II)/Ni(II) efflux transporter DmeF, with protein sequence MRAPHCSHIDVFSRFNPNNERKTYYVLLLTAVTMVIEIIAGSVYGSMALLVDGWHMGTHAAAFCITLFTYRYARQHKDSRKYSYGTGKVSVLGGYSSAVGLGLVAIVMLFESLYRFIDPVQIHFTEAMIVASIGLLVNVVSVFLLHDHDHDHDHDHDHDHDHDHHSHHDHNLNAAYMHVLADALTSILAIAALLIGKFLGWVWLDPVMGMVGAVVITRWAIRLMKQTAPVLLDESIDRHYAAQVLQKLEALDADVTDMHIWRVSADHFAASICLNVRDMQSPGFFKRQLAEFGKIHHLTIEVNHI encoded by the coding sequence ATGCGTGCACCCCACTGTTCTCATATCGATGTATTTTCTCGCTTCAATCCAAACAATGAGCGGAAAACCTACTACGTTTTACTGCTAACCGCTGTCACCATGGTTATCGAGATTATCGCCGGGAGCGTCTATGGTTCGATGGCACTACTGGTAGATGGCTGGCATATGGGGACACATGCGGCCGCTTTTTGTATCACCCTGTTTACTTATCGTTATGCCCGTCAGCATAAAGACAGTCGTAAATATAGCTATGGAACCGGGAAAGTGAGTGTGCTCGGCGGTTATTCCAGCGCTGTTGGACTGGGATTAGTCGCAATCGTGATGTTGTTCGAATCACTGTATCGCTTTATTGATCCCGTTCAAATCCATTTTACCGAAGCAATGATCGTGGCTTCTATTGGTTTGCTGGTGAATGTGGTCAGTGTTTTTCTGTTACATGACCATGACCATGACCATGACCATGACCATGACCATGACCATGACCATGACCATCATAGCCATCATGATCACAACCTGAATGCAGCCTATATGCATGTTTTGGCTGACGCACTGACTTCAATTCTTGCGATCGCTGCGTTGTTGATTGGTAAATTTTTGGGATGGGTTTGGTTGGATCCGGTAATGGGAATGGTCGGTGCCGTTGTGATTACTCGCTGGGCGATCCGCTTAATGAAACAGACTGCCCCCGTTTTATTAGATGAAAGTATTGATCGTCACTATGCAGCGCAAGTGTTGCAGAAGTTGGAGGCACTGGATGCGGATGTCACGGATATGCATATCTGGCGAGTCAGTGCTGATCATTTTGCTGCATCAATATGCTTGAATGTGCGTGATATGCAAAGTCCGGGTTTTTTTAAACGTCAACTGGCAGAGTTTGGTAAAATTCACCACCTGACGATTGAAGTCAATCATATCTGA
- a CDS encoding MarR family winged helix-turn-helix transcriptional regulator, with product MSSLNELNNLLTEFYDKMSSWELSVVKGTGYSLAQIHTLEVLGSHGAMKMKDLANRLGITTGTLTVQIDKLVKLGLVARHFYETDRRSILVDLTESGQQIFRQHNQLHLSLTEELTKNLDSETRYALTSILKQINQEF from the coding sequence ATGTCATCGCTGAACGAGCTGAATAATCTTTTGACGGAGTTTTACGACAAGATGTCATCTTGGGAACTTTCGGTTGTCAAAGGCACGGGTTATTCTCTGGCGCAAATTCATACGCTGGAAGTGTTGGGTAGCCACGGCGCAATGAAAATGAAAGATCTGGCAAATCGGCTTGGGATCACGACAGGAACCTTAACGGTTCAGATCGACAAATTGGTTAAACTCGGTCTGGTTGCCCGGCACTTCTACGAAACGGATCGCCGTTCGATTCTGGTTGATTTGACTGAATCCGGCCAACAGATTTTTCGTCAGCATAATCAGTTGCATCTTTCTCTGACTGAAGAATTGACTAAAAATTTGGATTCAGAAACCCGATATGCACTGACCTCAATCCTGAAACAAATCAATCAAGAGTTCTGA
- a CDS encoding type VI secretion system PAAR protein, which produces MGNGIVVGNTGSDHDGFPPTPVTAGSGTVKYDGIPAARQGDPLAPHDKPKHPPHGRSIAAGSGTVMVDGKPAARAGDPISCGGALQGGSSVNIG; this is translated from the coding sequence ATGGGAAACGGAATCGTTGTAGGTAATACAGGTTCTGATCATGATGGCTTTCCTCCTACTCCTGTCACTGCAGGGTCAGGGACCGTTAAATACGATGGTATTCCTGCGGCTCGGCAAGGTGATCCTCTTGCACCACATGATAAGCCGAAACATCCACCTCATGGACGCTCTATTGCAGCAGGTTCAGGAACGGTAATGGTTGATGGAAAGCCCGCAGCCCGTGCTGGTGACCCGATCAGTTGTGGCGGTGCTTTACAAGGTGGTAGCAGTGTTAATATCGGCTAA